In Glycine soja cultivar W05 chromosome 10, ASM419377v2, whole genome shotgun sequence, the genomic stretch aactaaaatgggGCATCATAGGTTCCTTCGTGAGATTAAGAATCATTTCTAATAGCCCTTCCCTTCATTTGGAGACACAttattgttctttcttttttcaagtCATTTCTCTCATCAAAGCAAAAACACCCTTCATTCAGTTTGTGACATGTCTCGCAAGAGGCTAGGAAAAAAGCTTCAACCTGCCAAGAAGGCATGGAAGAGCTTCTCCAACACAGTCCAACACAAACTCCACAAACTCAACATTCCCAATTCCATGAAAACCACCCTTCAACGCCTCCTTCAATCCTTTTACTCCCTTGGCACTGTCATACACTCTAGACTTCATCGTTCATTCACCACCATAAGGCCACGTGGTGGTACTGCCACTTCTAATTACTACCATGTTCAATACAAGCACTGTGCAGCCATACACATAGATGACCTATTTGACAACAAGACTAATAATTCTGCAGTGTCCGTGCATGCCACCAACAAGACAAGTGCTCCTCATGCAACACAAGTGCAAGGGGAAACAACCAAAGGCAAAGAGATCAAAGGGAAAGAGAAAGAGGAGCCTGGTATTTACAAGGGTAATAATTTGGTTGGTCAGTGTCGCAACCAGAGTCGCAGTGGCGGCGGCGAGGGTAGTAGTAGTGGCTTGAACACTATAGAGGATGCATGGAAGGTTGTGGTTGCCAAGTCTCCACAACTACATGTGGATCAAAAGGCAGAAGAATTCATAAGCAAGTTTCGTCAAGATATGAGGCTTCAGAAAGAGAGGTCAATGCTTGAATTCCAGGAGATGCTAGCACGCAGTACCTGaattgagataattttttttatctcaatcaCTATATTCATTTTCTAATTGGACATTTAGAGTAGTACAAGATTGATATATACATATGGGGCATGgtggtttaatatatataattttttttttctttcatgagcacatatataattgttttatagTTGTGTGTGTGAAGATGTAAAGGAAATTAGGCTTTTGCGCTGCATTGAgggattctttttcttttttaaacattatttgTATTCATTCTTCTTGTGGTTGACAGAAGTGTCTCATCGATTGTGCATTGTTTTGTAATCTGACAATAATGAAGTGTGTAATGTATAGAATGTATTTGGAAGTGAGTTTTGTTAAGCTTTATTTTTTCTGGCTTATACACTTGCTTTAATTATTTGGCTTTGTCTAAATCAGTTTGTTTTGTTTGCTCTTGTCCAAGGTTCACATGCATTCATTTTCTCTTCCTaacttcaattattttcaaTGACTTTGTTAGGTAACTAATAGTGATTTGTTGGGGGCATCATTAAACTAATGAACCTAAAGACCAGCTCACATGTCAGGAAAGTATCCCAACTTTAATAATGTTACTACCCTTAGTCATTCGgaaaatgcctatatatatgGAGATTTTTCGACAGTAATTCAAAATGTTCCCGGTAGATTTTTAGTCTATTAGTAGTATATTAAAAGCTAATCAGGTTTGTATTTGTATGTTGTAcgtaaaagataaattaattttttttttcaatttaaatactTGAGTAtttcttcaatttctaaatTAGGAACATGGGTATcaatcaatataataataaatattgattattatcaataaattttcacagcaatactacgttttttttttataaaataaaattaatatttgcaatagtatttttttcatttaattttcacttgataaatttgaaatatgtattttaaataatttgctATCAATCTATTTTTCATTGTTTATATATGATACATGATGtgactaatatttttattattaattttaatgtaatttaaatttcaaagataaatatttatcttgtgAGAATAGTAAAATTtgagtaaaaattaaatatgttaatatCTATATTATAGAGATAAGAATTTTCATAATTACGTGAGAGGAACATAATTAGGATAGGttatttttgacaaaataaataagttggaaagttagttgaaaactaaaaaattaattttaaattagaagtGTTAGTCAAGATGAGTTGTGAAAGAGTTGTGAAAgtagttgaaaaatataatataacagaaaaataataaaatcatgatttattaaaaaaataataaagaaaataaacaaatataaaaaataaaaatgaaagaaaatattaaaagttagacgttaacattttaaaaaaatattacatcaaagcataatttcaaaaaacacaacaagttcctgaaagttattaaaaaaaattaaaagttaacagaaatgatttttcaaacataatcttaatacatgatattttttaagttttagaattaaatatatttttatcctaaaaaaattattgtatttgattttagtctttaaacttttaaaaatttattctatatgtACGGTGACTCCTTTAACATTTTTACTTACGTGACTAACAATTATCACATGGTGATGGTATGCACGTGGTCAATCATGTGAATGTCCCATGGCATCATAGgctaattttatctattttaagaaattgaaggactaaaaccataattttaaagaatataagaactaatatcaattttgatcaaatcttcaagaattaaaaatacattttttactttacttaattattattattattataattaaaattatttaactattatatTAGTTAACTTacacatttaataattttaaaaaaaagagtgtaaaaggaaaggaaaggagAAATACATAATATGAAAGAGTAATAAATAAAGATGGATGATAACTTGATGTTAATTCCATTAATTCTTTTAGTTGCTCTTCCAAAGATTGCTATCTCAATTAAGAAAATAGAGAAATCTCCAAGAGAAGATGAGTTGATCGGTgttgtgaaaagtttttctctcaaTGCATTCTGAGTAAAGGGCTTTGGAAAATGGTTATATACCATATAGTAGCTAGAATGAACCCAAATGCATTACATAGTCAATTATAGGTAACAAATATTGTAGTCACCAACATCCAATGTTGCCCAGGCATCTCAAATGTTTAGGAAGGGTgtgtttgtttgtgtttgggagACACAAAGTCCGTTCTTCTTGAACGCTAGACTAACATGTTTGACAATCTATTTTTACTTTGAGTTGGATGCGCATGTAAGAGAAACATCCGTTGAATTGAAAGCAACAATTGGGTTGCTTTTGCGTTAACGCTCATGGGTGTTGCTTTTCTcagcaaaaaattaaatttcttcaacCGTTATTACCCCTTTTACCTACCAGCATTGAAGAGTACTCTTAGATTTAGTGAATTGGGTGCTGATATGGgtttcaaattttgtatttattcccGTGGTTTTAGATTTGCATCTTGTTGCTCTGGTTCCAAGTTTTGCATATGTGACACTCTAGTGGGTGCtgactaaagaaaaaaattacacctAAAAGTTAGTGCTTGAATACAAATTTACTGAGATACAACCAATCTAAGTTATATAGGTTGACTGAAGTtaatacttaaatataaaattcctAAGATGCATCATGAACAATAGATCATACCACGGCATGAAGCAAAATTATCTTGTTGTTACACCAAGAAATAGTGTTCCTTGAGAGTCATTAGTACTTGTGCTAGACAATTTAATCCATatgaaatttcaataaataCAACCAACATAAATATGATGAGTAAGCAATTAATATACATTATCATTATAGTAATATAGTCATTGGCTTGACTGTGAATGTCTTTTGGAGATACCTACTATTTACTTAAGGTGTCTTAATTATGTCAAAAAAGTCTATTGTTTTCTCCAATATTGATATGCTTAAGGAGTAGTGATATTTCAtcaatatttcttatttctttatttttttatatcgtaTAACCTATTATTATATCTATAGTTTTgtgtctttttttattctttctaagTGTCCGTTAACATATGGAACGTTTAACTGATGAGATAATTGATTGTGCATAGTATGCAAGTTATTATAAACCTCTCAATACATGTATTTAATTCTTACTGTTCAAAAAAATATGGAgtgtttaaatatctttttcttaTACTTAAAAACACACTTCAATCAATATCAACAAAAATTTAGCCTAAATCGTGAATCTCGTCTTAAACTCTTCAAACCTCACTCCTCACCTTAATCTCTTATAATTTACACAAAATTACATATCTCCTTTGAACTCATAGATGACGAAGATTAAATATTTCTCTTTTAGTGATCTGATACTAATTTCGGTAAATAATTGTGAGTGAATTGATACTCTTTTCATAAACACATTCATACCTGATACCTCAGTGCCTATATCATCTAATTTAATTGCTTTTGCAATTATCTATGCTCAAATATGTCAATGGGTATATAATAAGAAGaaaacatataaaagaaaaattcatatATGAGGTTACGAGATAGGTTCTGAACTTTTGAAAAAGCTAAAAACTATGGTCCACTGATTCAATATATATGTGGCTGATGATGCTTGATACAAATTGTACCATTGCGTGGACCCCACATCAGCGGATGCTCCGTGATCTTCACGTCGTTAAGCATCTGGGAAGAATATCCTTCCTCcgtttcatatttattatttcacaAGTTTTACATGAAATTTATATTAGGAAgagagtattaaaaaaattacattagtaGTACTCCTCTAAACTTTTTGCACCCGGTTTCCACTTCTCAACCCAGACGAGGTGGTTTTTTGCACCTAAAAAGTTGCAACAAACcattcatacttttttttttcccttaaaaCTATGCCACAGGTTTTTTTTGTAggttccttttctgttttgccGTTAAAGTTAAACCTACCAAAGCGGCGTCGTTCCATTCAGTCCTAGCGTGGCAACACTCCACACAAATAAATACCTAAGTCCACCCTCATTTCACATTCTACACTCACTCTTTCACTCTTCTTCGTCTCAAACCTCTTCGTTCCTTCGATTCATTCCATTTCTTCCAAAATGGCCAAAGACCCAGTTCGCGTTCTCGTCACTGGAGCCGCAGGTATGGCTCTCATCGCCATAATCTCGTCTCTATCGTCCTTAATTTCTCAGATTCATCACGATTGCTTGATTTTATacccttttgtgtttttaatccgAGATCTGTGATCTGACCGTGTTTCTGGATTGGTTTGATGGTTTTGAATTCTGGGTCTGTGCCAAAATTATGTCTCTTGTTGTGTTTGAATCTTGATTTGCTTATGCTCCAGATCTGATGCTCTGATGAACGatgatgatgttttatgtgtgtgtgttgtgaTTGGTTTTGGTGTAGATTTGTTTGTctgtgatttgttttttttaacctGGTTTGGCTTAGGATTCATATGTAATTGTTTAAGGCCGGTATTGTTATGATTATAGATAAAAAGGCTTGTGTTTTATGTTGTATTAGGGAGTAATAGTTGAAACTAGTGTAGTTTTGGGTCTTTCCTTACCTTTTCTTCTCATCCGATGACTCTTGTAATGTGTCTTCTCTGTGAATGAGTGTGGAAGGTTGACTTACTATTATGGGAAGGATGTAATCAGTTGTTTGTGTGTTTATCACTGTTCTTTTAGAAACGTTGTTGCAATGATTCACTTTCATTTAACTGTAAATAAAAGCCATGGtcaattgctttttttttcttctcctttattCATATTGATCTATGTGTTGTTTTAAGCTTTTTATTTGATTTCCTCATATTACAATGTTTTCTGTTGAGTGTGTTTTTCTCACATCTGAGAAATGAGTTCTATGGTCGAACTGAATATGGCCTGCTTGTGGATGCATAAAAATTTGTTTCTTATCCTGTTTTgctaataaaatgtttttatcaaTTGTAGGGCAAATTGGATATGCTCTTGTCCCTATGATTGCTAGGGGAGTGATGCTGGGTCCTGACCAGCCCGTGATCCTCCACATGCTTGACATTCCTCCAGCAGCAGAGTCGTTGAATGGGGTTAAAATGGAATTGGTGGATGCTGCATTCCCTCTTCTTAAAGGTTTGACTTACCTTTGTTGAAGGGACTGTTGCATAAACATTATGAATAACATTAGCAATCTTGATTTAACAGGTTTGTTTTAGTGACTTATATGATCCTCAAGATTATTAAATCCTAGGATATTATTTGCTTCAGGTGTTGTTGCTACAACCGATGTGGTTGAGGCATGCACTGGGGTCAATATTGCAGTGATGGTTGGTGGATTCCCTAGAAAAGAAGGTATGGAGAGGAAGGATGTGATGACTAAGAACGTCTCCATTTACAAGTCCCAGGCTTCTGCCCTTGAAAAGCATGCTGCTGCCAACTGCAAGGTAACCCCCTTTCATTTGAATCTTCAGACCCTTCTTATTTGACTATAATTTCTGCAGTTTTTTATgtcaagttttttttcctttctattgTTGATGCTTGGGTCGAATTGCTTGGGACATGTTGGCTTACTTTTACAATTGAAAACTATTTATTTGTTGGTTTATATGAGATGGTTCTAGACATAAGACCAGTAAAATACAAGTGAGTATGCTGATCTTATTTGTTGTTTTGGCCAATTAGGATATTTGCAGTTCAATGAATTTGTATCCTTGTGATTATGTCGTGTTTTTGTTCTCATTTGTCAAACATTGACAACTTTTAGGAGACAAATTTTCACATGAATTGGGTATTGTGGAAAAAACTCCAGCCAGTTCATATATATGCAAGTCTATCTATTTGTATGTTGAAGTCCTTGTGTTTCCATCATGATGGAATCTTACTCAATTCATGAAATCTGtactgttttctttttgttgaaaacatgttttttggTTTCATGTGGttgttttagaatattttaaagACTTTGCATTATCTTGCAGGTTCTTGTTGTTGCTAACCCAGCAAACACCAATGCATTGATCTTGAAAGAATTTGCTCCATCTATTCCCGAGAAAAACATTTCTTGTTTGACTAGATTGGACCACAATAGGGCACTGGGCCAAATTTCTGAGAGACTGAACATTCAGGTTTCTGATGTAAAGAATGTCATTATCTGGGGCAATCACTCATCAACCCAATATCCTGATGTTAACCATGCAACTGTTGGGGAGAAGCCCGTCCGCGAGCTTATAGCTGATGATGCCTGGTATGTGATGAAAACCGTGAATTATGACTTAGcaaattattatcatcatcatcatcttggGTTTATTAAAGCCTTGTTAATTTTCATTGTCAAGGTTGAATGGTGAATTCATTACTACTGTTCAACAACGTGGTGCTGCAATTATCAAAGCTAGAAAGCTTTCAAGTGCACTATCAGCTGCTAGTGCTGCTTGTGACCATATTAGAGATTGGGTTCTTGGAACTCCTCAGGTTAGTTaggtttttgtttgtttttttaattcaggTTCTTTGTGTCTCCAGCTCagcttattgtttttattttctttctccatTGCTATTTTAGGGCACCTGGGTGTCAATGGGAGTATATTCTGATGGTTCCTACAATGTTCCAGCTGGACTGATCTATTCATTCCCTGTCACTTGTGCCAATGGGGAATGGACAATAGTTCAAGGTAAATGTTTTGTCACTAAATGGTATATTGATAATGTAAACTGTTTTTTTCTTGtattgttaatattttgtttatccaTATTATCATCATCTTTGGTGTTAATGTTTCACTTGCTTAATTTgtcagtgttttttttttcttttttatatttggaaAAGGTTATAtcgggatatatatatatatatatatatatatatatatatatatatatatatatatatatatatatatatagagagagagagagagagagagagagagagagagagagagagagagttctAACATAATTTCTCTAATTTTAACCCAGGACTTTCAATTTGATAAAAATGTTGCTGAAACAAGATTTACTTCAATAATCTCTTTCTTGGTGTGATGCTTGCTAATGCAACTATAATTATTGGTGGAAAAAtggttatatattaaaaatgtctttttctcGCTTACTCAAATGCTCCCTATATAGTTGTAAATTAGATCGATCATCAATGCATATGATCTgacaatttcttcttttttttaacacaggACTTCCCATTGATGAGTTCTCAAGGAAGAAGTTGGACTTGACCGCAGAAGAGCTTTCTGAGGAGAAGGCATTGGCTTACTCATGCCTAAATTAGAGACCATCGCTCCTTCTTGGCTACTGTCCTTGTTAGTAGGTTCCCATGGTTTGCCCACAGAAGTGTAGCTTCAATTTTGAATAATGCTCCTTCTAAGATACCAAGGAACTATCACTCGAGAGAGTTTGTCTTTCATTGGAATTACTTGTATTTCAACATCTAATCCTTTTAGGAGGATAGTATATTTGAGCTTTACAGTTTTAGTCATGGAATTAGACCATGGGCCGCATATTGAATTTTGGATCAGTCCTCTAATTTTATGTGTTAGTGCCCCTTTTTTATGGCTAGAACTTTTTGCTGTGTTTGTGGTGGCTGTACAAGATTTCTTGATGTATGTGGGATGCACAAGCGTGCAAACTCATACGTAGAGTATTATGCACTGCTATTACGCAATAAGGTCATCATGGATTATTTTTAGCTCTAGCTTGCACTCGCTCAAACTCACCTTCTTCTTAGCAACATTTTCTCTAACAAACTTGTCAATTGTCAACATATATTTTCTCCTATTGCTTGAAATTTATAGAGTCTTAGAAATTTTAAAGTCTCATTCCTCATTCCTCATTAATGTTGTGTTTGGTTTAGAGgatagaaatagaagaaaaatatttgaattaaagtaagGGTAGAAAGTGTAAGATTCacataaaatcaatattatttCTCCCATTTCTCCCTCCCTCCCCTCAAACAAATGCAGCCTAAGATTCATAAATATAACTTGTATATCTCCAGATACTTAGCCATTAGCAAAAATAGGGTATCCTGTTTGTCAGCAGCAGTTGTATACAAACAGGTTTTACCAGGACAAAtgatctttattttttgttgaactttCAAGGTATTTTCTAGCCAATACTCAGTAACTAATCTTTCTGGATATTGAAGGGACTGACCTCTTTCATAGTTATTTTTTCATACACAGAGACTTGAGATTGAACTATTTGATGACATCCTTAAAAAGACATCCTATCATTTATTgtatttcaaattcaattttttttttcctttttctcttttggttatATATCTTGTATATGTATTGTACAAGTATCATTTCTCTtgaatcaattaaatttcttgATATAAATGAGTCATTATTAAGGTTAGTGAATACTTCACCCTTATATAATATGGGAACCGGAAAAGAGAAGCACATATTTGGTTTCTCACTGTAGAGGAAGCATGCCCCACTTGATGCAACTTGACGTGCAGAGTGTGCTTTTCTTTGGAATTACTTGTATTGCAATATGTGCTTAGTTTCTTAGGATACCCGTTTGGAGTTCATGCTTATCTCATGGTAATAAGGTAAAAAGGTTCCATATTAAACTAGATTGGGCCtaattttttatgcatgttGTGCCATTATTTTgagtttaaatttaaactttttcgTGTGTTGGTGTTGATTGTACACGGATAATTTAAAAACGatataattttagtaaaaaactattttttag encodes the following:
- the LOC114370615 gene encoding uncharacterized protein LOC114370615 — its product is MSRKRLGKKLQPAKKAWKSFSNTVQHKLHKLNIPNSMKTTLQRLLQSFYSLGTVIHSRLHRSFTTIRPRGGTATSNYYHVQYKHCAAIHIDDLFDNKTNNSAVSVHATNKTSAPHATQVQGETTKGKEIKGKEKEEPGIYKGNNLVGQCRNQSRSGGGEGSSSGLNTIEDAWKVVVAKSPQLHVDQKAEEFISKFRQDMRLQKERSMLEFQEMLARST
- the LOC114371130 gene encoding malate dehydrogenase-like is translated as MAKDPVRVLVTGAAGQIGYALVPMIARGVMLGPDQPVILHMLDIPPAAESLNGVKMELVDAAFPLLKGVVATTDVVEACTGVNIAVMVGGFPRKEGMERKDVMTKNVSIYKSQASALEKHAAANCKVLVVANPANTNALILKEFAPSIPEKNISCLTRLDHNRALGQISERLNIQVSDVKNVIIWGNHSSTQYPDVNHATVGEKPVRELIADDAWLNGEFITTVQQRGAAIIKARKLSSALSAASAACDHIRDWVLGTPQGTWVSMGVYSDGSYNVPAGLIYSFPVTCANGEWTIVQGLPIDEFSRKKLDLTAEELSEEKALAYSCLN